A window of the Streptococcus sp. 116-D4 genome harbors these coding sequences:
- a CDS encoding ABC transporter permease: MRNMWVVIKETYLRHVKSWSFFFMVISPFLFLALSVGIGYLQGSSMAKNSKIAVVTTVPSVEEGLKGTNGINFDYKDEASAQTAIKDEKIKGYLTVDQEDSVIKAVYHGETSLESGIKLAVTSKLNELQSQLNRSEANLSQEQEKRLAQTVQFTEKIDEAKENKKFIQTMAAGALGFFLYMILITYAGVTAQEVASEKGTKIMEVVFSSIRASHYFYARMLALLLVILTHIGIYVVGGLAAILLFKDLPFLAQSGILDHLGDAFSLNTLLFILVSLFMYVVLAAFLGSMVSRPEDAGKALSPLMILIIAGFVGVTSLGAAGDNLVLKIGSYIPFISTFFMPFRAINGYANGLEAWISLAITIVFAVTATIFIGRMYASLVLQTDDLGPWKTFKRALSYK; the protein is encoded by the coding sequence ATGAGAAATATGTGGGTTGTAATCAAGGAAACCTATCTTCGACATGTCAAATCGTGGAGTTTCTTCTTTATGGTGATTTCGCCGTTCCTCTTTTTAGCCTTATCTGTAGGAATTGGCTACCTCCAAGGGTCTTCTATGGCCAAGAATAGCAAGATAGCAGTAGTAACAACAGTGCCATCTGTGGAAGAAGGGCTCAAGGGTACTAATGGTATCAACTTTGATTATAAGGATGAAGCCAGTGCCCAAACTGCTATCAAGGATGAGAAAATCAAGGGTTACCTAACCGTCGACCAAGAGGACAGCGTCATCAAGGCCGTCTATCATGGTGAAACCTCACTAGAGAGTGGAATTAAGTTAGCAGTGACCTCTAAGTTGAATGAACTCCAATCCCAACTCAATCGTTCAGAAGCAAATTTGTCTCAGGAACAGGAAAAACGCTTGGCTCAAACGGTTCAATTCACAGAAAAGATTGATGAAGCTAAGGAAAATAAAAAGTTTATTCAAACCATGGCAGCAGGAGCCTTAGGATTCTTTCTTTATATGATCTTGATTACCTATGCGGGTGTAACAGCTCAGGAAGTAGCCAGTGAGAAAGGAACCAAAATTATGGAGGTGGTCTTCTCTAGTATCCGAGCTAGTCATTATTTCTACGCTCGCATGCTGGCTCTGCTTCTGGTGATTTTGACCCATATTGGCATTTACGTTGTGGGTGGACTTGCTGCCATTCTCCTCTTTAAAGATTTGCCATTCTTGGCTCAGTCTGGTATTTTGGATCACTTGGGAGATGCATTCTCACTGAATACCTTACTCTTTATTTTGGTCAGTCTCTTTATGTACGTCGTCTTAGCTGCCTTCCTAGGTTCCATGGTTTCTCGTCCTGAGGATGCAGGAAAGGCTTTGTCGCCATTGATGATCTTGATTATAGCAGGGTTTGTCGGTGTGACTTCTTTAGGTGCTGCTGGTGACAATCTAGTTCTGAAAATTGGTTCCTACATTCCTTTCATTTCGACCTTCTTTATGCCATTTAGAGCCATTAATGGCTATGCAAATGGGTTAGAAGCATGGATTTCGCTTGCGATTACGATTGTTTTTGCAGTAACAGCAACAATCTTCATCGGGCGTATGTATGCTAGTCTCGTTCTGCAGACAGATGATTTAGGTCCTTGGAAAACCTTTAAACGTGCCTTATCTTATAAATAG
- a CDS encoding ABC transporter ATP-binding protein, with product MLEVRSLEKSFGPKQVLFGIDFQARSGRILGLVGKNGAGKTTIFHSILKFLEYQGEISLDGQEIRQETYARIGYLPEERSLMPKLTVLEQVRYLATLKGMDAKEIKEKLPQWMKRLEVKGKLTDKIKSLSKGNQQKIQLIITLIHEPDLIILDEPFSGLDPVNTELLKQVIFQEKERGATIIFSDHVMTNVEELCDDILMIRDGHVVLHGPVQDVRNQYGKTRLFVSSECSKEELENLPHVKQVSLTKQGSWKLILEDESAGRELFPILTQGQYIATFDQQAPTIDEIFKLESGVEV from the coding sequence ATGCTAGAAGTAAGAAGTCTAGAGAAAAGTTTTGGACCCAAGCAAGTTTTGTTTGGCATTGACTTTCAAGCGCGATCAGGTCGTATTTTGGGATTAGTCGGGAAAAACGGTGCTGGGAAGACAACGATTTTCCACAGTATTTTGAAGTTTTTAGAATACCAAGGAGAAATCAGTCTAGATGGTCAGGAGATTCGTCAAGAGACCTACGCTCGGATTGGCTATCTGCCTGAAGAACGCAGTCTCATGCCTAAATTGACAGTCCTTGAACAAGTTCGCTATTTGGCGACGCTAAAAGGCATGGATGCCAAGGAAATTAAGGAAAAACTCCCTCAATGGATGAAGAGGTTGGAAGTGAAAGGAAAGCTGACAGATAAAATTAAGAGTCTGTCAAAAGGAAATCAGCAGAAGATTCAGCTCATCATTACTCTGATTCATGAGCCAGACTTGATTATCTTGGATGAGCCTTTCAGTGGATTGGATCCGGTCAATACAGAATTGCTCAAGCAAGTCATTTTTCAGGAAAAAGAGCGCGGAGCAACCATTATCTTTTCTGACCATGTCATGACCAATGTTGAGGAACTTTGTGATGATATTCTGATGATTCGAGATGGTCATGTAGTCTTGCATGGGCCGGTCCAGGATGTCCGCAATCAATACGGCAAAACGCGTCTCTTTGTTTCAAGTGAATGCAGCAAGGAAGAATTGGAAAACCTTCCTCATGTCAAACAGGTGAGCTTGACCAAGCAAGGCAGTTGGAAATTGATCTTGGAGGACGAGAGCGCTGGAAGGGAACTCTTCCCAATCTTGACTCAGGGGCAATATATCGCAACCTTTGACCAGCAAGCGCCAACAATCGATGAAATCTTTAAACTAGAATCAGGGGTGGAAGTATGA
- a CDS encoding alpha/beta fold hydrolase, which yields MKKRLKLEPNNNNLIIWEAEQPKAILQLVHGMVEYVERYEEFALAMNKEGFTVIGHDHLGHGYTAQNSSQLGVFPESSEELIDDIERVTSFIQESYPECPIVLLGHSMGSLMCRYYVAKRKPPINALIIMATGQQPQFLTRFALILTECIRLIRGNKHRSKLLTYLSTDSFNRSIKNPKTSVDWLSKNEESNQAYLKDPFCQFIPTIPMYSSIFYFSNQVASKQVIDEIPAQLPILVISGQEDPLGENGKGIERFVKLLKASHSKVNLRLVEDARHEILNEINRQDTYHFLADWMTKNIDV from the coding sequence ATGAAAAAAAGACTTAAACTCGAACCAAACAACAATAACTTAATCATTTGGGAAGCTGAACAGCCAAAAGCCATTCTTCAGCTTGTACATGGAATGGTAGAGTACGTGGAACGATATGAAGAATTTGCTCTAGCCATGAATAAAGAAGGCTTTACGGTTATCGGTCATGATCATCTTGGCCATGGCTATACTGCTCAAAATTCAAGTCAACTCGGAGTCTTTCCTGAATCTTCCGAGGAACTCATCGATGATATTGAAAGAGTGACTTCTTTTATTCAAGAAAGCTATCCAGAATGTCCAATCGTCCTTCTAGGGCATTCTATGGGTTCTCTTATGTGTCGCTATTATGTAGCTAAGCGAAAACCACCTATCAATGCCTTGATTATCATGGCGACTGGTCAACAACCTCAATTTCTAACTCGATTTGCTCTCATCCTAACAGAGTGCATCCGACTTATAAGAGGGAATAAACACCGTAGTAAACTTCTAACCTACCTGTCCACTGACAGTTTTAACCGTAGCATAAAAAATCCTAAAACATCCGTAGATTGGCTCTCAAAAAATGAAGAATCTAACCAAGCTTATCTGAAGGATCCATTCTGTCAATTCATCCCTACTATTCCTATGTACAGTTCCATTTTTTACTTTTCTAATCAAGTAGCTAGTAAGCAAGTAATCGATGAGATTCCGGCTCAACTCCCCATTCTCGTTATTTCAGGACAAGAAGACCCTCTGGGAGAAAATGGTAAAGGTATAGAAAGATTTGTAAAACTCCTAAAGGCTTCACATTCGAAAGTAAACCTTCGATTAGTTGAAGATGCTCGTCACGAAATTCTGAACGAAATCAATCGACAAGATACTTACCACTTCTTAGCTGATTGGATGACAAAAAATATCGATGTCTGA